The genomic segment TTTGCTATGACTGTTTTATTTACAACAACAACTGGCTGGTTGACATAAACAGAAACCTCCGAGACATTGGTATTGTTATAATTGTCAATTGCCTCTATCTTTATTACATTCAAAGCTCCAGAAGTATAATTCATAGCTCTTGAAAAGTTTCCCTCGCTGCTCCATGAATCCACTAAAGTACCATTTAGATAGAGCTTAACAGCAGCCAATCCATTGACAGCTGTGACACTACCTTCAAATGTATTGTTTAATATACCCACTGTACTACCATTTGCTGGTTTAGTTATGGTTACTGCAGGGGGAGTAACAGATACTGCAGAAACTCCAACCACTGGGACTGTAGCTGTGGTATAATAGTTACCTGTACCGGTATCTACGAGAATCCTGAGAGAATAGTTACCAGGAGATAATGTTGAGAAACCGGTTATTGTAATATTATATTCAAATTTCGAACTGGAAGTGCTATTACCATAGCCATATCCATAACCGAAGGTATAGTTCTGGTAGCCCAATGGCACTGCATACCCATAACCATAGCGATATCCATAGCCGAAGGGTGCTGAAGTTATAAGAGAAACATTTATGCCTGAAGTTATAGCTGTACCATTTTGATAGAAAGTATAGTTTCCTACAGAATTCCCTGTAGAGTTCATTACATTAATGGTAATATTATATATAGGTATATTTTCTCCTGCGCTTATATTCGTATCAAGAATAAAGTTTAGAGAGTTACCCTGTTCGATTTTAGTTGGAAGAGATGAAACATTTATACTTACTGCCGCTGCAGGACCAGATAAAATGAGCATAGTAATAATTAATAAAGTCAATCCAATACTTATTGATGATTTCCGTTCTATGTGCTTCACTATACTCTCTCCTAATGCCATGAAAGGTTATATAGGCTCTGTTTCCCGGCTATATAAACCTTACTACATCCTCCCAGATTTTGGCAATCTGTGAGCAAAGCAGGAGGAGTTCCACCACAAATATTGACTGAGAATATTCCAGATTAGAATTCTTTCCGAAAATTTTATAAACGACACTATAGTTAGTAAAAAAAGATTATTCTGGTTTATATAATTTCCCTTCTGGAGGTATTTAATGGCAAGGTCTGTAAGAAAAAGGCGGATGGTAGATACATGGAAGACAAAAAAATGGTATAATGTTCTTGCTCCTAAGATGTTCGAAGAGGTAAAGATAGGTGAAACTATAGTGAGTTCTCCTGAAGACCTTATTGGAAGGACTATCGAGGTCTCAATGAAAGATATTGCCGGTGACTTCACAAGACAACACATAAAACTAAAGTTCCAGATTGTTGATGTCAGAGGAGAAAATGCACATACAATTTTCAGAGGCCAGAGGCTTTCCAGAGAATACCTGAGGAGTCAGATAAGAAGAAAGAACACAAAAGTTGAAGGAATTGTGGATGTGATTACAAAGGATAGCCACAAAATCAGAGTTAAGGTAATTGCTCTGGGCTACGGCAGGGCTCAAACATCTCAGGAGAAGAGAATAAGAGCCTTACTAATGGATATGGTCAAAGCTTTTGCACAGGAAAAGACTCTTGGCGGGTTTGTAAGAGACTCTGTAAACGGTAAAATTCCATCTGAAATTTACAGGAGTGCCAATAAAGTATATCCTCTTAAGAGAGTTGAGATAAGAAAAATAAAATATATCTCAGCAGTCAAACATGCTGTAAATGAAGAGTTAGCTACTGTAGAAGCTTGAATTAAAAGCCTCTGACAGAGGTTTCCAAATGTATTTGGTTCTTGGCATATGCGTAATCCTTGGTCTGTTGGTATACACAAAAGGTATTCTCGATGCCAGGGGTAGTTTTGTAGCTTCTCTTATTGGATTTCTTGTTTACTACTTCTCGGGAAGCTTTGCCTGGCTTTCTGTCCTCTTCATATTTCTATTTGTTTCATTTATTGCTACAAAGTATAAGTTTGAAATTAAAAAGAAACTCAGAGTTGCTGAGGGAAGAAGCGGACAGAGAAATGTTGTAAACGTCCTCGCCAACGGCCTGGTTTTTACCGCCTTTGCTTTTCTCTTCTACTTCGGGAAGTCCGATATATTCAAAGCAGGTTATCTTGCAGCTTTAGCCACTGTTACAGGGGACACTCTTTCTTCCGAGATTGGTGTGCTTAGCAGAAGCAGACCTGTGCTTATTACAAATTTTAAAGAAGTTCTTCCAGGCACTGACGGTGGGATTACGCTCACAGGAGAGATAGCAGGTAT from the archaeon BMS3Bbin15 genome contains:
- a CDS encoding 30S ribosomal protein S3Ae translates to MARSVRKRRMVDTWKTKKWYNVLAPKMFEEVKIGETIVSSPEDLIGRTIEVSMKDIAGDFTRQHIKLKFQIVDVRGENAHTIFRGQRLSREYLRSQIRRKNTKVEGIVDVITKDSHKIRVKVIALGYGRAQTSQEKRIRALLMDMVKAFAQEKTLGGFVRDSVNGKIPSEIYRSANKVYPLKRVEIRKIKYISAVKHAVNEELATVEA